Proteins from a single region of Dysosmobacter acutus:
- a CDS encoding lactate dehydrogenase — MVYYRQNGSFYCAFEEDLPLPRVEPPEEGVPMAFLFRRDPLSCRASFSATDPRQLIADQGLGFLDLSRLGPAPEIPGPAARRMADGTLRAVNFDHPRWRFAAEAGRAGKRRLHILALGDVGSTLLTALKLLGADVLSTIGICDLNEKTTRRWEFEMNQVAYPWDYGTLPEVEVVDQEHIFDCDVFVFVATRGIPPVGSGVQDVRMAQFEANRGLVEHFARRARVAKFRGLFAVVSDPVDPLARAALLESNRGEDGLLDGRGLLPEQIQGYGLGVMNARAAYYAKKDPRFASFLTEGRAFGPHGEDLVIANSIAGYDDALSRELTHLTVTANLKMREMGFKPYVAPALSSAAISLLLTLRGEWHYGSVYLDGVYLGVKNRYTPFGQEVESLPLPEQLFQRISIAAEHLKNVI, encoded by the coding sequence ATGGTGTATTACCGGCAAAACGGAAGCTTTTACTGCGCGTTTGAGGAGGACCTGCCCCTGCCCCGGGTGGAGCCTCCGGAGGAGGGGGTGCCCATGGCGTTTTTGTTCCGCCGCGACCCCCTGAGCTGCCGGGCATCCTTCTCCGCCACCGACCCCAGGCAGCTGATTGCGGACCAGGGATTGGGCTTTTTGGATTTGAGCCGCCTGGGCCCGGCGCCGGAGATTCCGGGACCGGCGGCCCGGCGCATGGCGGACGGAACCCTGCGGGCCGTGAACTTTGACCATCCCCGGTGGCGCTTTGCGGCGGAGGCGGGGCGCGCCGGGAAAAGGCGGCTCCACATCCTGGCCCTTGGCGACGTGGGAAGCACGCTGCTGACCGCTCTGAAGCTGTTGGGCGCTGATGTGCTCTCCACAATCGGCATCTGCGATCTGAACGAGAAGACCACCCGGCGCTGGGAGTTTGAGATGAACCAGGTGGCCTACCCCTGGGACTACGGCACCCTGCCAGAGGTGGAGGTGGTGGACCAGGAGCACATCTTTGACTGCGACGTGTTTGTCTTTGTGGCCACCCGGGGGATTCCGCCGGTGGGCAGCGGCGTGCAGGATGTGCGCATGGCCCAGTTCGAGGCCAACCGGGGACTGGTGGAGCACTTTGCCCGCAGGGCCCGGGTGGCTAAGTTCCGCGGGCTCTTCGCCGTGGTCTCCGACCCTGTGGACCCTCTGGCCAGGGCCGCGCTCCTTGAGAGCAACCGGGGAGAGGACGGCCTTTTGGACGGACGGGGCCTGCTGCCTGAGCAGATTCAGGGCTACGGCCTGGGGGTGATGAACGCCCGGGCGGCCTACTATGCCAAAAAGGATCCCCGCTTTGCCTCCTTCCTCACCGAGGGGAGGGCCTTTGGGCCCCATGGGGAGGACCTGGTCATCGCCAACTCCATCGCCGGATACGACGACGCCCTGTCCCGGGAGCTGACCCATCTGACGGTGACGGCCAATTTGAAGATGCGGGAGATGGGCTTCAAGCCCTATGTGGCCCCGGCCCTCTCCTCGGCGGCCATCTCGCTGCTGTTGACGCTGCGGGGGGAGTGGCACTATGGCTCCGTGTACCTGGACGGCGTATACCTTGGAGTCAAAAACCGCTATACGCCCTTTGGCCAGGAGGTGGAGAGCCTGCCCCTGCCGGAGCAGCTCTTCCAGCGCATATCGATAGCGGCGGAGCATCTGAAAAACGTCATCTGA
- a CDS encoding nicotinate-nicotinamide nucleotide adenylyltransferase — protein MKSRTGREWEDTFAQPYFTAHLSHAAGGEAFRCADWAALRGGLVRKGRRLRCADVVERCLPILEKIAPEPEGGWLICAYHVACQIQFPHLKTPYTPAQRDGAMCLLQAVQLLLGEERAAFDPMWDFAFCTAEEIHTSDRGEEYRNFLRSWREDYVYELMRLSCEATPFSTLPHIAGVHHVAMTVSRELAAAGAPVDPALVSAASACHDIGKFGCRAGEKVPYLHYYYTDGWCVHRGLAAVGHIAANHSTWDLELENLSMESLCLIYADFRVKEDGTGRMKVFPLEESFQVILSKLDNVDQAKRLRYEYVYLKLHDFEDYMRSLGVDVTLSGHPTAPRAVQDTALMSPDEAVEALRMMAVEHNLRLMHRFGHERLFGNVLEAARSEKSWTKVRAYVSIFEEYFTYLNATQKAQTLGFLYELLMFPEGDIRRQAAALIGRIIARFNLGYRKELPPGAGPTEDEEIQFALWSQYLMLLVSPDHKLTPWQKKHIRYALKIVVERVLEDCRSQDTEKFIAALVRLYEEPEKDEEAAFALLDALYFLPMDLCGGAAVDTLLRFTAAQLPRESLTLRAAALRFLLHAVQGGVERAAEVAERAECGGSWALKYLKDAALGRSEPCPPEVASELFLDNLKSSTPWILKDVNIRLLETQAKGDMLHIATHYSNLIKVSETIVVRYSAGESLLRIARSLSYDQRNEVAVELTKGLEVGQYEFSKYIPQCLGEFCLFLRPSEMDETIERLSQLLSSPNDSVVSAALTTVGVILEHYAVYPERFSEPERTVELRRRKLAGMLLKGLASYRSAVRQEAMWVFGRGLFGSDVLSEADKEKLFTLVAKKLLFLLSEYPGGELTLFYRAAALSHLYRFLIRHQITVGDFPFERRNKVAFFPGTFDPFTLSHKGIVREIRDLGFEVFLAVDEFSWSKKTQPSLIRRQIVSLSVADEFHVHLFPHDIPVNIANPDDLHRLRQLFAGRELYLAVGSDVIAGASSYRAEPVADSVHSLNHIVFRRQSSLHGSGGEADLSRLTGKVVELQLPTHLEDISSTQIRENIDLNRDISNLIDPAVQEFIYQNGLYLREPQYKPLMHANPLRFDYVEHPARELLEELAQAVEAGPYQRGVICRELFDDDDAVMVLRTGTQERVLGFAALRSIRVAELYSALGSREQADYIRNQAAGRLLLLTGLYEGREGCDTEQLLLTEVLARALNEECSYALFCPRDGVLRSASIETMQRQGFVRIPDIEGARPAMLVDMRSPVVLLQNMETAIKAPFSTNERVLEAVRMAHRRLQTAVTGLYPGTLVLSLNARVIHHRLVEKITAINGVSAVPETPRKLGENMCVPFGKLLRGSAVPNTVTKTIHTDKVYTPDLKSMTIEAFPYYAPLPSQVRTVKSFGRPVILVDDLLHSGDRIRVLDPLIRAERLQIREVLVGFLSGRGRDLMETRGRPVDCIYFVPNLQAWFVESTLYPFIGGDTVRREGRPGLVPSINMILPYTYPAFHQTCGKRSTFEFSRVCLENSRDILLTIESEYRAQFGKNLTLSRLSEAVILPLCPDKGGCMHYDPALAASEYLENDLAQLMRLRKLFD, from the coding sequence ATGAAGAGCCGGACCGGCAGAGAGTGGGAAGACACCTTTGCCCAGCCTTACTTTACGGCCCATCTCAGCCATGCGGCCGGAGGGGAGGCTTTTCGGTGCGCCGACTGGGCGGCGCTGCGCGGCGGACTGGTGAGAAAGGGAAGGCGGCTGCGGTGCGCCGACGTGGTGGAGCGCTGCCTGCCGATACTGGAAAAGATCGCCCCGGAGCCGGAGGGCGGCTGGCTCATCTGCGCCTATCATGTGGCCTGCCAAATCCAGTTTCCCCATCTGAAGACCCCGTACACCCCGGCTCAGCGGGATGGCGCCATGTGCCTGCTCCAGGCCGTCCAGCTTCTGCTGGGGGAGGAGCGAGCGGCCTTTGATCCGATGTGGGACTTTGCCTTCTGCACGGCCGAGGAGATCCACACCAGCGACCGGGGGGAGGAGTACCGGAACTTCCTGCGGTCCTGGCGGGAGGACTACGTCTATGAGCTGATGCGCCTTTCCTGTGAGGCGACGCCCTTTTCCACCCTGCCCCACATCGCCGGGGTGCACCACGTGGCCATGACGGTTTCCCGGGAGCTGGCCGCCGCGGGCGCGCCGGTGGACCCGGCCCTGGTGTCCGCCGCCTCCGCCTGCCACGACATCGGCAAGTTCGGCTGCCGGGCGGGGGAGAAGGTGCCCTATCTGCACTACTACTATACCGACGGCTGGTGCGTCCACCGCGGCCTGGCCGCGGTGGGCCACATCGCCGCCAACCACTCCACCTGGGATTTGGAGCTTGAGAATCTCTCCATGGAGTCATTGTGCCTCATCTACGCCGACTTCCGGGTGAAGGAGGACGGGACTGGACGGATGAAGGTCTTCCCGCTGGAGGAGTCCTTCCAGGTGATTCTGAGCAAGCTTGACAATGTGGATCAGGCCAAGCGCCTGCGCTATGAGTATGTCTATCTGAAGCTCCACGACTTTGAGGACTATATGCGCTCCCTTGGTGTGGACGTGACGCTCTCCGGCCATCCCACGGCGCCCAGGGCTGTTCAGGACACGGCGCTGATGAGCCCGGACGAGGCGGTGGAGGCACTGCGGATGATGGCGGTGGAGCACAATCTCCGATTGATGCACCGCTTCGGCCACGAGCGGCTCTTCGGCAATGTGCTTGAGGCGGCCCGCAGCGAAAAGAGCTGGACCAAGGTCCGGGCCTATGTCAGTATCTTTGAGGAGTATTTCACCTATCTGAACGCCACCCAGAAGGCCCAGACCCTGGGGTTTCTCTATGAGCTGCTGATGTTTCCGGAGGGAGATATCCGCCGCCAGGCGGCGGCGCTGATCGGACGGATCATCGCCCGCTTCAACCTGGGCTATCGAAAGGAGCTTCCGCCGGGGGCCGGCCCCACGGAGGACGAGGAGATTCAGTTCGCCCTCTGGTCCCAGTATCTGATGCTGTTGGTCTCCCCGGATCACAAGCTGACGCCCTGGCAGAAAAAGCACATCCGTTACGCCCTGAAGATCGTGGTGGAGCGGGTGCTGGAGGACTGCCGGAGCCAAGACACGGAGAAGTTCATCGCCGCTCTGGTGCGGCTCTATGAGGAGCCGGAAAAGGATGAGGAGGCGGCCTTTGCCCTGCTGGACGCGCTGTACTTTCTGCCCATGGACCTCTGCGGCGGCGCTGCGGTGGACACGCTGCTGCGCTTTACCGCCGCCCAGCTCCCCCGGGAGAGTCTGACTCTCCGGGCGGCGGCGCTGCGCTTTTTGCTCCATGCCGTACAGGGAGGGGTGGAACGGGCCGCCGAGGTGGCCGAGCGCGCCGAGTGCGGCGGAAGCTGGGCGCTGAAGTATCTGAAGGACGCGGCTCTGGGCCGTTCGGAGCCATGCCCGCCGGAGGTGGCCAGCGAGCTCTTTTTGGACAATTTGAAAAGCTCCACGCCGTGGATACTTAAGGATGTGAACATCCGCCTTCTTGAGACCCAGGCCAAGGGGGATATGCTCCACATCGCCACCCACTATTCCAACCTCATCAAGGTCAGCGAGACCATTGTGGTCCGCTACTCCGCCGGCGAGTCGCTGCTGCGCATCGCCCGGTCGCTGAGCTACGACCAGCGCAACGAGGTGGCGGTGGAGCTGACCAAGGGCCTGGAGGTGGGCCAGTACGAATTTTCAAAATATATCCCCCAGTGTCTGGGCGAGTTTTGCCTGTTTCTGCGGCCGTCGGAGATGGATGAGACCATCGAGCGGCTGAGCCAGCTGCTCTCCAGCCCCAACGACAGCGTGGTCAGCGCCGCGCTGACCACGGTGGGCGTGATTCTTGAACACTACGCCGTCTATCCGGAGCGGTTTTCCGAGCCGGAGCGGACGGTGGAGCTGCGCCGGCGGAAACTGGCGGGAATGCTGCTCAAGGGCCTGGCTTCCTACCGCTCGGCGGTGCGCCAGGAGGCTATGTGGGTCTTTGGCCGTGGGCTGTTCGGCTCCGATGTGCTGTCGGAGGCGGATAAGGAAAAGCTCTTCACACTGGTGGCCAAAAAGCTGCTCTTTTTGCTCAGCGAATACCCCGGCGGGGAACTGACGCTCTTCTACCGGGCGGCGGCGCTGTCCCACCTGTACCGCTTTTTGATCCGGCATCAGATCACGGTGGGTGATTTCCCATTTGAACGGCGGAACAAGGTGGCCTTTTTCCCCGGCACCTTTGACCCCTTTACCCTGTCCCACAAGGGCATTGTCCGGGAAATCCGGGACCTGGGATTTGAGGTGTTTCTGGCGGTGGACGAGTTCTCCTGGTCTAAAAAGACCCAGCCCAGCCTGATCCGGAGGCAGATTGTCAGCCTGTCCGTGGCCGACGAGTTCCATGTGCATCTCTTCCCCCACGACATTCCGGTGAACATCGCCAACCCCGATGACCTGCATCGGCTGCGCCAGCTGTTCGCCGGGCGGGAGCTGTATCTTGCCGTGGGCTCCGATGTGATCGCCGGCGCCTCCTCCTACCGGGCGGAGCCGGTGGCGGATTCGGTCCATTCGCTGAACCACATCGTATTCCGGCGCCAGAGCAGCCTCCATGGCTCCGGCGGCGAGGCGGACCTCTCCCGGCTCACGGGAAAGGTGGTGGAGCTGCAGCTGCCCACCCACCTGGAGGATATCAGCTCCACCCAGATCCGGGAGAACATCGATCTCAACCGGGACATCTCCAACCTCATCGATCCGGCGGTGCAGGAGTTCATCTACCAAAACGGCCTCTATCTGCGGGAGCCCCAGTACAAGCCGCTGATGCATGCCAACCCCCTGCGATTTGACTATGTGGAGCACCCGGCAAGGGAGCTTCTGGAGGAGCTGGCCCAGGCTGTGGAGGCCGGTCCCTACCAGCGCGGCGTCATCTGCCGGGAACTCTTTGACGACGACGATGCGGTGATGGTCCTGCGCACGGGGACGCAGGAGCGCGTCCTGGGCTTCGCGGCGCTGCGGAGCATCCGGGTGGCGGAGCTCTACTCCGCTCTGGGCAGCCGGGAACAGGCGGATTACATCCGCAACCAGGCGGCGGGCCGGCTGCTGCTGCTCACGGGGCTCTACGAGGGCCGGGAGGGCTGCGACACGGAGCAGCTGCTGCTGACGGAGGTGCTGGCCAGGGCGCTGAACGAGGAGTGCAGCTATGCCCTTTTCTGCCCCCGGGACGGGGTTTTGCGTTCAGCCTCCATAGAGACCATGCAGCGCCAGGGCTTTGTCCGTATCCCGGACATAGAGGGGGCAAGGCCCGCCATGCTGGTGGATATGCGCTCCCCGGTGGTGCTGCTGCAGAATATGGAGACCGCCATCAAGGCGCCGTTTTCCACCAACGAGCGGGTGCTGGAGGCGGTGCGCATGGCCCACAGGCGGCTTCAGACCGCGGTGACGGGCCTGTACCCCGGCACGCTGGTGCTGAGCCTCAACGCCCGGGTGATCCACCACCGGCTGGTGGAGAAGATCACGGCCATCAACGGCGTGAGCGCCGTGCCGGAAACGCCCCGAAAATTGGGGGAGAATATGTGCGTGCCCTTCGGAAAGCTGCTGCGGGGCAGCGCCGTGCCCAACACAGTGACCAAGACCATTCACACGGACAAGGTCTACACCCCGGACCTGAAGAGCATGACCATCGAGGCCTTCCCCTATTACGCGCCCCTGCCCAGCCAGGTGCGCACGGTGAAATCCTTTGGCCGCCCGGTGATCCTGGTGGACGACCTGCTCCACTCCGGCGACCGCATCCGGGTGCTGGACCCGCTGATCCGGGCGGAGCGGCTTCAGATACGGGAGGTGCTGGTGGGCTTTTTATCCGGCCGGGGCAGGGACCTGATGGAGACCCGGGGTCGGCCGGTGGACTGCATCTACTTTGTGCCCAATTTACAGGCCTGGTTCGTGGAGTCCACCCTCTACCCCTTCATCGGCGGCGATACGGTCCGGCGGGAGGGGCGGCCGGGTCTGGTGCCCTCCATCAACATGATCCTGCCCTACACCTACCCGGCCTTCCACCAGACATGCGGAAAGCGCTCCACTTTTGAATTCTCCCGGGTCTGTCTTGAGAATTCCAGGGACATTCTGCTGACCATTGAGAGCGAGTACCGCGCCCAGTTTGGAAAGAACCTGACCCTCTCCCGGCTCAGCGAGGCGGTGATCCTGCCCCTGTGCCCGGACAAGGGCGGCTGCATGCACTACGACCCGGCCCTGGCCGCGTCCGAATATCTGGAAAACGACCTTGCTCAGCTGATGCGGCTGCGAAAGCTCTTTGACTGA
- a CDS encoding MFS transporter, protein MISIQKIQYKWVICLAGFLLMFCSGMVTGGFSVYLPYLREEYGSSNTQISLLLTVRCVASTLAMLAVERYYQRFSLRLGSTLAILMLAAGFFSFAAIPAYWGGCVGFILLGAAYGFGAMVPVSLLIRRWFDGGQGFALGICTTGSGLATVLITPLLASLLERHSVCAVFSLEGIGTMAIAALIFLMVRGAPKPDGKVGCPEGGEASRDAGSGEAFAGPGFWWMALAVMILGSAAGNGPAYFAIRFQERGFSPTLSAYAISTCGGLLMIGKCVYGLLTDRWGARRTNALFLVTLGAGMAVCALLPEGSAWMMFLGAALVGIGFPPATVGLTVWAMDLAPREQQEATMERFQTFYVVGNLFTSFLPGLLADWSGSYALTYGIYAVSSLVILVIVQRQYALRRVGEETGAF, encoded by the coding sequence GTGATTTCAATCCAAAAGATACAGTACAAATGGGTGATCTGTCTGGCCGGATTTCTGCTGATGTTTTGCAGCGGAATGGTCACCGGCGGGTTTTCCGTGTACCTGCCTTATCTCCGGGAGGAGTACGGCAGCTCCAACACCCAGATCTCCCTGCTGCTCACCGTCCGGTGCGTGGCCTCGACCCTTGCTATGCTGGCGGTGGAGCGGTACTATCAGAGGTTCTCTTTGCGCCTTGGTTCCACTTTGGCCATCCTTATGCTGGCCGCCGGATTCTTCTCCTTTGCCGCTATCCCCGCCTATTGGGGCGGCTGCGTGGGATTTATCCTCTTGGGCGCGGCCTATGGGTTTGGCGCCATGGTGCCGGTGTCTCTTCTGATCCGCCGCTGGTTTGACGGGGGACAGGGCTTTGCCCTGGGGATTTGCACCACGGGGAGCGGACTGGCAACTGTGCTGATTACCCCGCTGCTGGCTTCACTCCTGGAGCGGCACAGCGTCTGCGCCGTCTTTTCCCTGGAGGGGATCGGCACAATGGCAATCGCGGCACTGATCTTTCTCATGGTGCGCGGCGCTCCCAAACCGGACGGCAAGGTGGGATGTCCGGAAGGGGGAGAAGCGAGCCGAGACGCCGGGAGCGGAGAGGCATTTGCAGGGCCGGGATTTTGGTGGATGGCCCTGGCGGTGATGATTTTGGGAAGCGCCGCAGGAAACGGGCCTGCCTATTTTGCCATTCGGTTTCAGGAGAGGGGCTTCAGCCCCACTTTGTCCGCCTACGCCATCTCCACTTGCGGCGGCCTGCTGATGATTGGAAAATGCGTCTACGGACTGCTGACGGACCGTTGGGGCGCCAGGCGCACCAATGCGCTGTTTCTGGTCACGCTGGGGGCGGGCATGGCCGTGTGCGCCCTGCTGCCCGAGGGCAGCGCGTGGATGATGTTCCTGGGTGCCGCCCTGGTGGGGATCGGCTTCCCGCCGGCCACGGTGGGATTGACGGTCTGGGCCATGGATCTGGCCCCAAGGGAGCAGCAGGAGGCCACGATGGAGCGGTTTCAGACCTTTTACGTGGTGGGCAATCTGTTCACTTCGTTTCTGCCCGGCCTCCTTGCGGACTGGTCCGGGAGCTATGCCCTGACCTATGGGATTTACGCGGTCAGCTCCTTGGTGATCCTTGTCATTGTCCAGCGCCAGTATGCGCTCCGGAGAGTGGGGGAGGAGACAGGTGCCTTCTGA